From the Lolium rigidum isolate FL_2022 chromosome 2, APGP_CSIRO_Lrig_0.1, whole genome shotgun sequence genome, one window contains:
- the LOC124687740 gene encoding TNF receptor-associated factor family protein DDB_G0267744-like — protein sequence MDNLVDPEELVDTEEGKLLKFQCNLCDTEVVHSMTQLLLQALATASVDKTTGDIFKSPSSVAGGMKTELAGYMIQRCEPLPESMDGHQVRSDQLTKASTLPTEFLSDLVDDFVTSKRNMMSHVSGFFSSESRLNKIKDFVQKLETENVWAEDERKATTDAILRKIDVKCTFHCPERFDTPEKLAEHESQCKFRIVNCTNDGCAVSCCAVHIEKHDSICPFKLLPCEQLCEQQVMRSKMDKHCETVCPMKLINCPFYGVGCETAFAQCSLDRHCSGFLQTHLMYVVHVITRQGASVNDMDQRLQLLEKVQSLNELSGALDVRTLTLVTKEQESKINKLEKDLKAQETKMKKLENDLRSRK from the exons ATGGACAACCTCGTGGACCCGGAAGAGCTTGTGGACACGGAAGAGGGCAAGCTCCTAAAATTTCAGTGCAATCTATGTGACACGGAGGTTGTACATAGCATGACACAGCTCTTACTTCAAGCATTGGCCACGGCTTCAGTGGACAAAACCACTGGCGATATCTTCAAGAGCCCATCGTCTGTTGCTGGTGGCATGAAGACAGAGCTAGCAGGGTACATGATTCAGAGATGTGAACCGCTTCCCGAATCTATGGACGGACATCAGGTTCGTTCAGATCAGTTAACAAAAGCATCCACCTTGCCGACGGAGTTCCTGTCGGACTTGGTCGATGATTTTGTGACCTCAAAGAGGAATATGATGAGCCATGTCTCTGGTTTTTTCTCTAGCGAAAGCCGCCTCAACAAAATTAAAGACTTCGTGCAAAAGTTAGAGACGGAAAACGTGTGGGCCGAGGATGAAAGGAAGGCGACCACAGATGCTATTCTGAGGAAAATCGACGTGAAATGCACTTTCCATTGCCCTGAGAGATTTGACACACCAGAGAAGCTAGCTGAGCACGAAAGTCAATGCAAATTTAGGATAGTTAACTGCACGAATGATGGATGTGCAGTTTCTTGTTGTGCTGTTCATATCGAAAAGCATGACTCCATCTGCCCTTTCAAGCTCTTACCATGTGAGCAGCTGTGCGAGCAACAGGTTATGCGGTCCAAGATGGACAAACATTGTGAAACAGTCTGCCCTATGAAGCTTATCAACTGCCCGTTTTATGGAGTTGGCTGTGAAACAGCCTTTGCGCAGTGTTCTCTTGATAGGCATTGTTCGGGGTTTCTGCAAACCCACCTGATGTATGTCGTCCACGTGATTACAAGACAGGGCGCTTCTGTTAATGATATGGATCAACGGTTGCAACTCCTTGAGAAG GTCCAGTCATTGAATGAACTCTCTGGGGCTTTAGATGTCAGGACCCTCACTCTGGTAACAAAAGAACAAGAATCGAAGATCAATAAACTTGAAAAGGATCTCAAAGCGCAAGAGACAAAGATGAAAAAACTTGAGAATGATCTCAGGTCACGGAAATGA